Proteins encoded in a region of the Synechococcus sp. BIOS-U3-1 genome:
- a CDS encoding site-specific DNA-methyltransferase produces MVVAPSPQASSFDKNVLGYGDNLDYLKNIPSNTVDLIYLDPPFNSKQDFNAIFGSEAQIKAFVDTWSWGMDDQKSLRHFAKDHKELGRLLIAFGSLLPPDGLYSYLVFMARRLVEMRRVLKENGSIYLHIDDTACHYLKMILDAIFGLSSYRNQITWVRQLGAKNDSRKSFGRCADTLLWYSKGSSWIYNEQTEPLSEEYADKFYRFTDESGRRFRKSDLSSPSVRPNLTYRYTALNGITYDPPAKGWRYNYESMRKLDEDGLLVYPAKSSGRISQKRFLDDSRGVPIGNVWVDIGCLQRSSSESTGYETQKPLNLLERIILTGSNEGDVVLDPFMGSGTTCVAAAKLNRQFIGLDLTPIAVTTAKARLDQIGVDVEQLEEWGSPQDLDSARVLHESDKSNFDCWALMRCSAWPMKEKDRVVGIRPFMRFDGKGLHRCRALYATALDEPPTVNDVERLKRLMIAKKAEMGLMICFDLPGPQVLELFNKSKQVKLNGDTKKQPSLQIVLVQDVIDQSYLATEVFNHERVSRQQLVAQGDLFAVAN; encoded by the coding sequence ATGGTTGTTGCACCAAGTCCTCAGGCTTCAAGCTTTGATAAGAATGTTCTTGGATATGGCGATAATCTTGACTACTTAAAGAATATTCCCAGCAATACGGTTGATCTGATTTATCTTGATCCTCCGTTTAATTCTAAGCAGGATTTCAACGCTATTTTTGGTTCTGAGGCACAAATCAAAGCTTTTGTAGATACTTGGTCTTGGGGGATGGATGATCAAAAGTCTTTGCGCCATTTTGCTAAGGATCACAAAGAGCTAGGTCGCTTGCTTATCGCATTTGGCTCTTTGTTGCCGCCTGACGGGCTTTATTCATATCTAGTTTTTATGGCTCGACGACTTGTTGAGATGCGGAGAGTGCTCAAAGAAAACGGCAGCATTTACCTTCACATCGATGATACTGCCTGTCATTATCTTAAGATGATATTGGATGCAATATTTGGCCTTAGTTCTTATCGCAATCAGATTACCTGGGTGAGACAGCTTGGGGCTAAAAATGACAGCAGGAAATCATTTGGTCGTTGTGCGGACACTCTCCTTTGGTATAGCAAGGGTTCTTCATGGATTTATAACGAGCAAACTGAACCTCTCTCTGAAGAATACGCAGATAAGTTCTATAGATTTACCGATGAGTCTGGGCGCCGTTTTCGTAAAAGTGATTTGTCTAGTCCGTCGGTACGGCCTAATCTTACTTATCGATATACTGCTCTGAACGGGATTACTTATGATCCTCCGGCAAAAGGTTGGAGGTATAATTACGAGAGCATGAGGAAGCTTGATGAGGATGGACTTCTTGTTTATCCGGCGAAGTCATCTGGCCGAATTAGTCAAAAGCGATTTTTAGACGATTCACGAGGTGTTCCAATTGGTAATGTCTGGGTGGACATTGGTTGCCTTCAGAGAAGTTCGTCAGAATCTACTGGGTATGAAACTCAAAAGCCTCTTAATCTTTTAGAGCGTATTATTCTTACTGGCTCTAATGAAGGTGATGTGGTTCTTGATCCTTTTATGGGAAGTGGTACTACTTGTGTTGCTGCAGCCAAGCTTAATCGTCAATTTATTGGGTTAGATCTCACTCCAATAGCTGTCACGACTGCAAAAGCTCGTTTGGATCAAATTGGTGTTGATGTTGAACAGCTTGAGGAATGGGGTAGCCCCCAAGACCTTGATTCGGCTCGTGTTCTTCACGAATCTGATAAAAGTAACTTCGACTGTTGGGCTTTGATGCGTTGCTCAGCATGGCCTATGAAGGAGAAAGATCGTGTTGTAGGTATTCGGCCATTTATGCGTTTTGATGGCAAAGGATTGCATCGCTGCAGAGCTTTATATGCAACAGCACTTGATGAGCCGCCGACTGTAAATGATGTTGAGAGGCTTAAGCGTTTGATGATTGCCAAAAAGGCTGAGATGGGTTTGATGATCTGTTTTGATCTTCCTGGCCCACAGGTTCTTGAGCTTTTCAATAAGAGTAAACAGGTCAAGCTGAATGGTGATACTAAAAAGCAACCAAGCCTGCAGATTGTGCTTGTTCAGGATGTCATTGACCAAAGCTATTTAGCTACTGAAGTTTTTAATCATGAGCGTGTTAGTAGGCAGCAGCTTGTGGCTCAAGGCGACCTCTTTGCAGTCGCAAATTGA
- a CDS encoding Rho termination factor N-terminal domain-containing protein yields the protein MGKIAEALRSSLQSIAQSDARTLRQLDQELSAVTAVGLNEKLAELTGVSDVKALLGVGSFEQQTVAVLKSLCKEYGLKGYSKLKKADLAFLLSENGVQPPPRPLESFSKKELVSLLRQILGAN from the coding sequence ATGGGCAAGATCGCTGAAGCTCTCCGTTCAAGCTTGCAAAGCATTGCCCAGTCGGATGCTCGAACACTGCGTCAGCTTGACCAGGAACTGAGTGCTGTAACTGCGGTTGGACTGAATGAGAAACTAGCTGAACTTACAGGCGTCTCTGATGTCAAAGCTCTTCTTGGTGTGGGCAGTTTTGAGCAACAGACGGTTGCCGTACTCAAAAGCCTTTGCAAAGAGTATGGCTTGAAGGGCTATTCAAAGCTGAAAAAAGCAGACCTTGCTTTCCTTCTCTCTGAAAATGGAGTTCAGCCACCGCCACGGCCTTTAGAAAGCTTCTCTAAAAAGGAGCTGGTGTCGCTGCTCAGGCAAATCTTGGGTGCGAACTAA
- a CDS encoding response regulator transcription factor, protein MLISPQELPLKQAADKCQKLLAKKKVLVCSKNRLTLASLCLCTPILQSLVGGATTEEEGLDLQKKFNPDLLITSEDLEKGYGIRLVEKAKKHSPDITTLIFLERETTEVVHEAMDAGADGVMFSSSIGTGHGDFIKALTTTNSGGVYYPKSVREAATAKVKPAPDLVDPLSERELDVVRCIIQGMKNTEIAEALFISSETVKSHVSTLIQKLGVRDRTQAAVFALTHGLVDEEI, encoded by the coding sequence GTGCTGATCAGCCCACAAGAGTTACCACTTAAACAAGCTGCTGATAAATGCCAGAAGCTCCTTGCCAAAAAGAAAGTATTGGTATGTAGCAAAAATCGCTTAACCCTTGCATCCCTATGTCTCTGCACACCAATCCTTCAATCTCTGGTCGGAGGAGCAACGACTGAAGAAGAAGGGCTTGATCTACAAAAAAAATTTAATCCAGACCTGCTGATAACCAGCGAGGACCTTGAAAAAGGCTATGGGATACGTCTAGTAGAAAAAGCCAAGAAACACTCACCAGACATAACCACACTCATTTTCCTAGAACGTGAGACAACTGAGGTTGTCCACGAAGCAATGGACGCTGGTGCTGATGGGGTGATGTTCTCATCCTCCATAGGCACAGGACATGGTGACTTCATTAAGGCTCTGACTACGACAAACAGTGGGGGGGTCTACTACCCAAAATCGGTTCGTGAGGCTGCAACAGCAAAAGTCAAGCCTGCTCCAGACTTAGTTGACCCATTGTCTGAACGAGAACTTGATGTTGTTCGCTGCATTATCCAAGGAATGAAAAATACAGAGATTGCAGAGGCTCTCTTTATCTCATCAGAAACAGTGAAAAGCCATGTGAGCACATTGATTCAAAAGCTTGGGGTAAGGGATAGAACTCAAGCTGCTGTCTTTGCTCTGACTCATGGTCTAGTCGACGAAGAAATTTAA